The Thunnus albacares chromosome 11, fThuAlb1.1, whole genome shotgun sequence genome contains a region encoding:
- the acod1 gene encoding cis-aconitate decarboxylase yields the protein MLRKSLCGGLFFSLGLTGPVSPFQGITESFGAAIHALSTTQLTDGVINRSKRMMLDTLGVGLLGTRTAVFNKALKYSQSFQSEERSSVWGKSEISLPPNYAAFVNGIAVHSMDFDDTWHPATHPSGAVLPALLALAEALPSQRSGLELLLAFNIGIEVQGRLMRFSREAYNIPERFHPPSVVGVMGSAAASAKLLGLSPAQCIHALAIAASSAGAPLANAATQTKPLHIGNAARRGLEAAQLAQMGLEGNPAILDMDCGFGVYYKDYSPSAMADPGAGGFKWILEDQDIAFKRIPAHLGMHWVVDAALAAREKFENTAGNFDLSQIRQVTLRVPPSKYIDCPLPATEHQARHSFQFNACSALLDDKVTVASFSEAQISRPALRELLSKVRVETPRDNQPSFDKMYCEVEIETDQGQNYAARCDTFYGHWRKPLSHKDLVEKFTVNASSVLCSEGVEGVIDVIGNIERERECSSLGSYLRMTSAQHKQLYSARIM from the exons ATGCTACGCAAG TCTCTCTGTGGAGGTTTGTTCTTTAGTTTGGGACTGACTGGCCCTGTTTCACCTTTCCAGGGTATTACAGAGAGCTTTGGAGCTGCTATCCATGCCCTCAGCACCACTCAGCTGACAGATGGTGTGATTAACAGGAGCAAAAGGATGATGCTGGACACCCTGGGTGTTGGGCTTTTGGGAACCAGGACAGCTGTCTTCAACAAGGCTCTCAAGTACAGCCAG TCGTTTCAatcagaggagaggagcagtGTCTGGGGCAAATCAGAAATATCCCTTCCTCCTAATTATGCTGCTTTCGTCAATGGCATCGCG GTTCACTCCATGGACTTTGACGACACTTGGCACCCTGCTACTCATCCCTCTGGTGCTGTGCTACCTGCACTGCTGGCTCTGGCAGAGGCACTGCCCAGCCAGCGCTCTGGTCTAGAACTGCTGCTGGCCTTCAACATTGGCATCGAGGTGCAGGGCAGACTCATGAGGTTCTCCAGGGAGGCCTACAACATCCCTGAAAG ATTCCACCCTCCCAGTGTTGTTGGCGTGATGGGCAGCGCTGCGGCCTCGGCTAAGCTCCTCGGTCTGTCCCCTGCACAGTGCATTCATGCTTTGGCAATCGCAGCCTCCTCTGCTGGGGCTCCCTTGGCCAACGCGGCCACACAAACCAAACCTCTCCACATAGGAAATGCTGCTCGGAGAGGCCTGGAGGCCGCTCAGCTGGCCCAGATGGGACTGGAGGGGAATCCAGCCATCCTGGATATGGACTGTGGGTTTGGGGTTTACTACAAAGACTACAGTCCTTCAGCAATGGCAGATCCTGGTGCCGGCGGCTTTAAATGGATTCTTGAAGATCAGGACATTGCCTTCAAGCGTATTCCTGCTCATTTGGGGATGCACTGGGTTGTGGATGCGGCTCTGGCAGCCCGCGAAAAGTTTGAAAACACAGCTGGCAACTTTGATCTCAGCCAGATCAGACAGGTCACACTTCGAGTGCCTCCATCCAAGTACATTGACTGCCCCTTACCTGCCACAGAGCACCAGGCCAGGCACTCATTTCAGTTCAATGCCTGCTCTGCCCTGCTGGATGACAAAGTGACAGTGGCTTCATTCAGCGAAGCTCAAATTAGCCGGCCTGCTCTGAGGGAGCTCCTGTCCAAAGTCAGGGTGGAGACACCGAGAGATAACCAGCCCAGCTTTGACAAGATGTACTGTGAGGTTGAGATAGAAACCGATCAGGGGCAGAACTATGCAGCCAGGTGTGATACCTTTTATGGCCACTGGAGGAAGCCACTGAGTCACAAGGACCTGGTGGAGAAGTTTACTGTAAATGCCTCCTCAGTGCTGTGCTCAGAGGGAGTGGAGGGGGTGATAGATGTGATAGGAaacattgagagagagagagaatgctCATCCTTAGGTTCATATCTGAGAATGACAAGTGCTCAACATAAGCAGCTATACAGTGCAAGGATTATGtga